In Osmerus eperlanus chromosome 17, fOsmEpe2.1, whole genome shotgun sequence, a single genomic region encodes these proteins:
- the irak3 gene encoding interleukin-1 receptor-associated kinase 3 isoform X3, with product MLMPQATDSVYTKPGTHVPIGATEGRHVITYSDVVEGTRNFHHDMKIAEGNFSEIYRAVKGNETFAVKLFKQTQKASWRELWDSFIKEMEVHHLYQHPNILELLACFSEGDKYCLVYPYLPNRSLSIRLHDLSIEPPLFWPERLDIIKGTAKAVHYLHTAQPCTVICGNITSANILLDEGLRPKLSDFTTARLRPHSVNQGCTITMEISSHSNLGYLPEEYIRDGKLSVSLDVYSFGIVIMETITGLKAIQESPKQTLLRDVLSGEMEDSGSVDSCLQHLDQRAGPWPHAVSLCLMRLALECTCSRPRSRPKMTAVLEVLSQLLPLPCPPEDQPHTLDGSASGPPDSCPSVPVEDDEQHSYTAAIPQPAPDADDPSPKSRPCECSQSEVTYINSGEQSGSISSSDQSQGEAVIPPTQSLQRGPEPVDLYRSWPVQCCCSSEVEGLSCEDCRANGFTSCH from the exons ATGCTTATG CCACAAGCAACAGACAGTGTATATACCAAACCTGGAACTCATGTGCCAATTGGAG CTACAGAAGGTAGGCATGTGATCACTTACTCAGATGTGGTAGAGGGGACCAGAAACTTTCACCACGACATGAAGATAGCAGAGGGCAACTTTTCAGAAATATACAGAGCAGTAAAGGGAAATGAAACCTTTGCAGTCAAGCTCTTTAAACAG ACACAGAAGGCCTCATGGAGGGAGCTGTGGGACTCGTTCATAAAAGAGATGGAGGTCCACCACCT CTACCAGCATCCCAACATCTTAGAGTTGTTGGCTTGCTTCTCTGAAGGGGACAAGTACTGTCTGGTCTACCCCTACCTCCCAAACAGATCACTCTCTATTAGACTACATGACCTG AGCATTGAGCCTCCACTGTTTTGGCCGGAACGTCTGGACATCATCAAAGGCACGGCGAAGGCCGTGCACTATCTGCACACAGCACAGCCTTGCACTGTCATCTGTGGGAACATCACTAG TGCAAACATCCTGCTGGATGAAGGTCTGCGACCCAAGCTGTCCGATTTTACAACGGCTCGCCTCCGACCACACTCCGTCAATCAGGgctgcaccatcaccatggagatAAGTTCCCACAGCAACTTAGGATACCTGCCTGAGGAGTACATACGTGACGGCAAACTGTCCGTCAGTCTGGACGTTTACAGCTTTGGAATA GTCATCATGGAAACAATAACAGGACTCAAGGCTATACAGGAGTCTCCTAAACAGACCCTGCTG AGAGACGTCCTGAgtggggagatggaggacagtGGGAGTGTGGATTCGTGTCTGCAGCACCTGGACCAGAGGGCTGGCCCCTGGCCCCACGCAGTCTCCCTCTGTTTGATGCGCCTAGCCCTGGAGTGCACCTGCAGCCGACCCCGCAGCAGACCCAAAATGACGGCG GTTTTAGAGGTGTTGAGCCAGCTTCTTCCCCTCCCATGCCCCCCTGAAGACCAGCCTCACACCCTAGACGGGAGTGCGTCTGGGCCGCCGGACTCTTGTCCCAGTGTGCCCGTGGAAGATGACGAGCAGCACAGCTACACTGCAGCCATCCCACAGCCTGCTCCAGACGCAGACGACCCCAGTCCCAAGTCCCGGCCTTGTGAGTGTAGCCAATCAGAGGTGACCTATATAAACAGCGGCGAGCAATCTGGCAGTATCTCTTCAAGCGATCAGTCACAAGGGGAAGCAGTGATTCCTCCGACTCAGAGCCTGCAGAGAGGGCCAGAGCCAGTGGACCTGTACCGTAGCTGGCCCGTGCAGTGCTGCTGCTCCTCCGAGGTAGAGGGGTTGAGCTGCGAAGACTGCAGGGCCAACGGGTTCACTTCCTGCCACTGA
- the LOC134037703 gene encoding beta-2-microglobulin-like has translation MKGFFSFAVIFLIYSTVESKESPPKVEVYGHNPGKYGAENTLICHVSGFHPPDISIQLMKNGMEIPNAEQTDLAFEKGWKFHLTKSVKFTPQEEDKFTCRVRHLTKETEYMWDPDM, from the exons atgaaGGGGTTTTTTTCTTTCGCGGTCATCTTTCTAATCTATAGCACCGTGGAGTCCAAAGAAT CTCCACCAAAGGTTGAGGTGTATGGCCACAACCCTGGCAAATATGGGGCAGAAAACACTCTGATCTGTCATGTGAGTGGCTTCCACCCCCCTGACATCAGCATCCAGCTCATGAAGAATGGGATGGAGATCCCTAATGCCGAGCAGACTGACCTGGCCTTCGAGAAGGGATGGAAGTTCCACCTGACCAAGAGTGTGAAATTCACACCTCAAGAGGAGGACAAGTTCACCTGCCGAGTGCGCCACCTGACCAAGGAAACAGAGTATATGTGGG ACCCAGATATGTAA
- the irak3 gene encoding interleukin-1 receptor-associated kinase 3 isoform X1 codes for MLKEKMDNATFLYDVPPALIETFCKIIDSGDDSLGWRGLAAHIVPSWLDVRRAERIEATGKSPTRELIWAWAQQNTTVADLQRVLLEMGHLRALQLFQPDSKYSSYSDGRNATDPQSSSEMLMPQATDSVYTKPGTHVPIGATEGRHVITYSDVVEGTRNFHHDMKIAEGNFSEIYRAVKGNETFAVKLFKQTQKASWRELWDSFIKEMEVHHLYQHPNILELLACFSEGDKYCLVYPYLPNRSLSIRLHDLSIEPPLFWPERLDIIKGTAKAVHYLHTAQPCTVICGNITSANILLDEGLRPKLSDFTTARLRPHSVNQGCTITMEISSHSNLGYLPEEYIRDGKLSVSLDVYSFGIVIMETITGLKAIQESPKQTLLRDVLSGEMEDSGSVDSCLQHLDQRAGPWPHAVSLCLMRLALECTCSRPRSRPKMTAVLEVLSQLLPLPCPPEDQPHTLDGSASGPPDSCPSVPVEDDEQHSYTAAIPQPAPDADDPSPKSRPCECSQSEVTYINSGEQSGSISSSDQSQGEAVIPPTQSLQRGPEPVDLYRSWPVQCCCSSEVEGLSCEDCRANGFTSCH; via the exons ATGCTCAAAGAGAAGATGGATAACGCTACCTTTTTGTACGACGTTCCCCCGGCTCTTATCGAAACATTTTGTAAGATAATCGACAGTGGAGATGACAGTCTTGGATGGCGTGGTTTAG CTGCACATATTGTACCAAGTTGGCTAGATGTTCGTCGCGCAGAAAGGATTGAGGCTACGGGAAAGAGCCCTACGCGTGAACTTATCTGGGCTTGGGCTCAACAGAATACTACCGTGGCGGATCTTCAGCGTGTGCTGTTGGAAATGGGACACCTAAGAGCTCTGCAGCTTTTTCAGCCTG ACTCAAAGTACTCATCTTACAGTGATGGACGAAACGCAACAGACCCACAATCATCATCTGAGATGCTTATG CCACAAGCAACAGACAGTGTATATACCAAACCTGGAACTCATGTGCCAATTGGAG CTACAGAAGGTAGGCATGTGATCACTTACTCAGATGTGGTAGAGGGGACCAGAAACTTTCACCACGACATGAAGATAGCAGAGGGCAACTTTTCAGAAATATACAGAGCAGTAAAGGGAAATGAAACCTTTGCAGTCAAGCTCTTTAAACAG ACACAGAAGGCCTCATGGAGGGAGCTGTGGGACTCGTTCATAAAAGAGATGGAGGTCCACCACCT CTACCAGCATCCCAACATCTTAGAGTTGTTGGCTTGCTTCTCTGAAGGGGACAAGTACTGTCTGGTCTACCCCTACCTCCCAAACAGATCACTCTCTATTAGACTACATGACCTG AGCATTGAGCCTCCACTGTTTTGGCCGGAACGTCTGGACATCATCAAAGGCACGGCGAAGGCCGTGCACTATCTGCACACAGCACAGCCTTGCACTGTCATCTGTGGGAACATCACTAG TGCAAACATCCTGCTGGATGAAGGTCTGCGACCCAAGCTGTCCGATTTTACAACGGCTCGCCTCCGACCACACTCCGTCAATCAGGgctgcaccatcaccatggagatAAGTTCCCACAGCAACTTAGGATACCTGCCTGAGGAGTACATACGTGACGGCAAACTGTCCGTCAGTCTGGACGTTTACAGCTTTGGAATA GTCATCATGGAAACAATAACAGGACTCAAGGCTATACAGGAGTCTCCTAAACAGACCCTGCTG AGAGACGTCCTGAgtggggagatggaggacagtGGGAGTGTGGATTCGTGTCTGCAGCACCTGGACCAGAGGGCTGGCCCCTGGCCCCACGCAGTCTCCCTCTGTTTGATGCGCCTAGCCCTGGAGTGCACCTGCAGCCGACCCCGCAGCAGACCCAAAATGACGGCG GTTTTAGAGGTGTTGAGCCAGCTTCTTCCCCTCCCATGCCCCCCTGAAGACCAGCCTCACACCCTAGACGGGAGTGCGTCTGGGCCGCCGGACTCTTGTCCCAGTGTGCCCGTGGAAGATGACGAGCAGCACAGCTACACTGCAGCCATCCCACAGCCTGCTCCAGACGCAGACGACCCCAGTCCCAAGTCCCGGCCTTGTGAGTGTAGCCAATCAGAGGTGACCTATATAAACAGCGGCGAGCAATCTGGCAGTATCTCTTCAAGCGATCAGTCACAAGGGGAAGCAGTGATTCCTCCGACTCAGAGCCTGCAGAGAGGGCCAGAGCCAGTGGACCTGTACCGTAGCTGGCCCGTGCAGTGCTGCTGCTCCTCCGAGGTAGAGGGGTTGAGCTGCGAAGACTGCAGGGCCAACGGGTTCACTTCCTGCCACTGA
- the LOC134037906 gene encoding serine protease FAM111A-like, with protein MDTTKKMAAENTGEVPTSQSHRFRFRFDAQNEVEVSCTSCGTSCGTVLQALETSCEFVDRISREGELLIEIKNKGYIVPDFPCKLIGENELLSISFEKTSGEASKENQIPKPKDESEKPKYENETFITFYMNAQGGKNMKSKPFLKNSKLKSKGPLYIFAIKEETLEDALQRDGRFSNIVFEKKCYFRDVNAEANLELEFSSKTNSLNGRRFEICLKNEERDRKKRKRGKPSYDLETHHVVGSPQPFTSFKTKCETNSKSPETCQEEGAARKLSFSKRQKCVIPDHVETSNILRNQFGKLVEQMKKRYEKKTYSSLLGHICGEFGKDSGSFECQKVEKLLKLAGSVCKINAVKQGTGFLLFDHYILTNANLFEINGKMFTDGQKLHCEVTATFERTGSNDVVIKIKPDLLDFKWGSDCFQRHVDFAILELEDHNFSVNGLLCQYGHEPKSGGLCIFGHPGGKTRHFDLTKVIEHEKRKETLVTRMGDGHKTYFLMDDLQKANIVTYDTCLFHGASGGPVFDDSCQVIGMHTGGFLSKENKNYIEYAIPLKNILENVLINMTSRNKEEILVKFTQQATTCPFLFIDITNFINHIIQNVEPSYLFPALKLWKTVMESEECNTQDFTELKSKIARCLLLEAK; from the exons ATGGACACCACTAAAAAG ATGGCTGCAGAGAACACAGGGGAAGTGCCAACTAGCCAG TCCCACCGGTTTCGCTTTCGATTCGATGCACAAAATGAAGTTGAAGTTTCCTGCACAAGCTGTGGCACAAGCTGTGGCACTGTCTTACAGGCACTAGAAACAAGTTGTGAATTCGTGGACAGAATTTCAAGAGAAGGAGAACTTCTAATTGAAATAAAGAATAAAGGGTACATAGTACCAGATTTCCCATGCAAGTTAATTGGGGAAAATGAATTGCTCAGCATCTCATTTGAGAAGACCAGCGGAGAAGCCTCTAAGGAAAACCAAATACCCAAACCTAAGGACGAAAGTGAAAAACCTAAGTATGAAAATGAAACGTTCATCACATTTTACATGAATGCACAAGGTGGAAAGAACATGAAAAGCAAGCCATTCCTAAAAAACAGCAAACTTAAGTCTAAAGGCCCTCTCTACATATTTGCAATCAAGGAGGAAACATTGGAAGATGCACTTCAGAGGGATGGACGGTTCTCAAACATTGTGTTTGAAAAGAAATGTTATTTTAGGGACGTTAATGCGGAAGCAAATCTGGAACTGGAATTCAGTTCGAAGACTAATTCCCTGAATGGACGGAGGTTTGAGATATGCTTGAAAaacgaggagagagacagaaaaaaaagaaagagaggaaaaccTTCATATGATTTAGAAACACATCATGTGGTTGGGTCACCACAGCCTTTTACAAGCTTCAAAACTAAATGCGAAACCAATTCCAAATCTCCAGAGACATGCCAAGAAGAAGGGGCCGCAAGAAAGTTATCTTTTAGTAAAAGGCAGAAATGTGTTATTCCAGATCATGTTGAAACTTCAAACATTCTACGAAACCAATTTGGGAAGTTGGTCGAACAGATGAAGAAAAGGTACGAAAAGAAAACCTACTCAAGTCTGCTTGGTCATATATGTGGTGAATTTGGAAAAGACAGTGGCTCTTTTGAATGCCAGAAAGTCGAGAAACTGTTGAAGTTGGCTGGCTCTGTATGTAAGATCAATGCTGTCAAACAAGGCACTGGGTTTCTGCTGTTTGATCACTATATTCTGACAAATGCCAACCTGTTTGAAATAAATGGGAAGATGTTCACTGATGGCCAAAAACTACACTGTGAAGTGACAGCCACATTTGAACGTACAGGCTCAAATGATGTAGTGATAAAGATTAAGCCAGATCTTCTTGACTTTAAGTGGGGCTCAGATTGCTTTCAACGACACGTTGACTTTGCTATACTTGAACTTGAGGATCACAACTTTTCTGTCAATGGACTTCTCTGCCAATATGGCCATGAGCCCAAAAGTGGTGGTCTTTGTATCTTCGGACACCCAGGTGGAAAAACAAGACATTTTGATCTTACCAAAGTCATTGAGCatgagaaaagaaaagagactTTGGTAACAAGAATGGGGGATGGTCACAAAACTTATTTTCTGATGGATGATTTGCAAAAGGCTAATATTGTGACCTATGACACCTGTTTATTTCATGGAGCCTCTGGTGGTCCAGTCTTTGATGACTCTTGCCAGGTCATTGGCATGCATACAGGTGGGTTTCTATCTAAAGAAAATAAGAATTATATTGAGTATGCCATCCCTCTCAAAAACATACTGGAAAACGTCCTGATTAACATGACATCGAGAAACAAAGAAGAGATTTTGGTTAAATTCACACAACAAGCTACGACATGCCCCTTTCTGTTTATAGACATTACCAACTTCATCAACCACATTATACAAAACGTGGAACCCTCTTACCTCTTCCCTGCCTTAAAACTCTGGAAAACAGTGATGGAAAGTGAAGAATGCAACACACAAGATTTCACTGAACTAAAGAGCAAGATTGCACGCTGCCTCTTGCTAGAGGCAAAATGA
- the tmbim4 gene encoding protein lifeguard 4: MTTEKYPRSSIEDDFNYGTNVATASVQIRMDFLRKVYSILSLQIILTTATSALFMFCDTIKDFVHASPAVVLVSAIGSLVLLVALAVYRHKHPVNLYLLFTFTLLEAISVATAVTFYEYAIVLQAFFLTTAVFLGLTAYTFQSKRDFSKLGAGLFACLWILIIASFMRLFFNNDTTELVFAGAGALLFCGFIIYDTHLLMHQLSPEEHILASINLYLDIVNLFLHILRILDSMKKN, translated from the exons ATGACTACTGAAAAATACCCCAGATCTTCAATTGAAGATGATTTCAACTATGGCACAAACGTTGCAACAGCAAGTGTGCAAATCCGAATGG ATTTTTTGCGCAAGGTGTACAGCATCCTGTCTCTGCAGATCATTCTGACCACTGCAACATCTGCCCTCTTTATGTTCTGTGACACCATCAAGGATTTCGTCCATGCAAG TCCCGCGGTGGTGTTGGTATCAGCAATCGGCTCTCTAGTTCTGCTCGTGGCCTTGGCGGTGTACCGACACAAGCACCCAGTCAACCTTTACCTGTTATTCACATTT ACTTTGTTGGAAGCAATCTCTGTTGCAACGGCTG TGACCTTCTATGAGTATGCCATAGTGCTCCAGGCCTTCTTCCTCACCACTGCTGTATTCCTGGGACTGACTGCATACACCTTCCAGTCTAAGAGGGACTTCAGCAAACTGGGAGCTGG ATTGTTTGCCTGCCTGTGGATTCTGATCATTGCGAGTTTTATGAGG CTCTTCTTCAACAACGACACCACGGAGCTGGTGTTTGCCGGCGCCGGGGCTCTGCTGTTCTGCGGCTTCATCATCTATGACACCCATCTCCTGATGCACCAGCTGTCCCCCGAGGAGCACATCCTGGCCTCCATCAACCTCTACCTGGACATCGTCAACCTCTTCCTGCACATCCTGCGGATCCTGGACTCCATGAAGAAGAACTGA
- the irak3 gene encoding interleukin-1 receptor-associated kinase 3 isoform X2 — MLKEKMDNATFLYDVPPALIETFCKIIDSGDDSLGWRGLAAHIVPSWLDVRRAERIEATGKSPTRELIWAWAQQNTTVADLQRVLLEMGHLRALQLFQPDSKYSSYSDGRNATDPQSSSEMLMPQATDSVYTKPGTHVPIGEGRHVITYSDVVEGTRNFHHDMKIAEGNFSEIYRAVKGNETFAVKLFKQTQKASWRELWDSFIKEMEVHHLYQHPNILELLACFSEGDKYCLVYPYLPNRSLSIRLHDLSIEPPLFWPERLDIIKGTAKAVHYLHTAQPCTVICGNITSANILLDEGLRPKLSDFTTARLRPHSVNQGCTITMEISSHSNLGYLPEEYIRDGKLSVSLDVYSFGIVIMETITGLKAIQESPKQTLLRDVLSGEMEDSGSVDSCLQHLDQRAGPWPHAVSLCLMRLALECTCSRPRSRPKMTAVLEVLSQLLPLPCPPEDQPHTLDGSASGPPDSCPSVPVEDDEQHSYTAAIPQPAPDADDPSPKSRPCECSQSEVTYINSGEQSGSISSSDQSQGEAVIPPTQSLQRGPEPVDLYRSWPVQCCCSSEVEGLSCEDCRANGFTSCH; from the exons ATGCTCAAAGAGAAGATGGATAACGCTACCTTTTTGTACGACGTTCCCCCGGCTCTTATCGAAACATTTTGTAAGATAATCGACAGTGGAGATGACAGTCTTGGATGGCGTGGTTTAG CTGCACATATTGTACCAAGTTGGCTAGATGTTCGTCGCGCAGAAAGGATTGAGGCTACGGGAAAGAGCCCTACGCGTGAACTTATCTGGGCTTGGGCTCAACAGAATACTACCGTGGCGGATCTTCAGCGTGTGCTGTTGGAAATGGGACACCTAAGAGCTCTGCAGCTTTTTCAGCCTG ACTCAAAGTACTCATCTTACAGTGATGGACGAAACGCAACAGACCCACAATCATCATCTGAGATGCTTATG CCACAAGCAACAGACAGTGTATATACCAAACCTGGAACTCATGTGCCAATTGGAG AAGGTAGGCATGTGATCACTTACTCAGATGTGGTAGAGGGGACCAGAAACTTTCACCACGACATGAAGATAGCAGAGGGCAACTTTTCAGAAATATACAGAGCAGTAAAGGGAAATGAAACCTTTGCAGTCAAGCTCTTTAAACAG ACACAGAAGGCCTCATGGAGGGAGCTGTGGGACTCGTTCATAAAAGAGATGGAGGTCCACCACCT CTACCAGCATCCCAACATCTTAGAGTTGTTGGCTTGCTTCTCTGAAGGGGACAAGTACTGTCTGGTCTACCCCTACCTCCCAAACAGATCACTCTCTATTAGACTACATGACCTG AGCATTGAGCCTCCACTGTTTTGGCCGGAACGTCTGGACATCATCAAAGGCACGGCGAAGGCCGTGCACTATCTGCACACAGCACAGCCTTGCACTGTCATCTGTGGGAACATCACTAG TGCAAACATCCTGCTGGATGAAGGTCTGCGACCCAAGCTGTCCGATTTTACAACGGCTCGCCTCCGACCACACTCCGTCAATCAGGgctgcaccatcaccatggagatAAGTTCCCACAGCAACTTAGGATACCTGCCTGAGGAGTACATACGTGACGGCAAACTGTCCGTCAGTCTGGACGTTTACAGCTTTGGAATA GTCATCATGGAAACAATAACAGGACTCAAGGCTATACAGGAGTCTCCTAAACAGACCCTGCTG AGAGACGTCCTGAgtggggagatggaggacagtGGGAGTGTGGATTCGTGTCTGCAGCACCTGGACCAGAGGGCTGGCCCCTGGCCCCACGCAGTCTCCCTCTGTTTGATGCGCCTAGCCCTGGAGTGCACCTGCAGCCGACCCCGCAGCAGACCCAAAATGACGGCG GTTTTAGAGGTGTTGAGCCAGCTTCTTCCCCTCCCATGCCCCCCTGAAGACCAGCCTCACACCCTAGACGGGAGTGCGTCTGGGCCGCCGGACTCTTGTCCCAGTGTGCCCGTGGAAGATGACGAGCAGCACAGCTACACTGCAGCCATCCCACAGCCTGCTCCAGACGCAGACGACCCCAGTCCCAAGTCCCGGCCTTGTGAGTGTAGCCAATCAGAGGTGACCTATATAAACAGCGGCGAGCAATCTGGCAGTATCTCTTCAAGCGATCAGTCACAAGGGGAAGCAGTGATTCCTCCGACTCAGAGCCTGCAGAGAGGGCCAGAGCCAGTGGACCTGTACCGTAGCTGGCCCGTGCAGTGCTGCTGCTCCTCCGAGGTAGAGGGGTTGAGCTGCGAAGACTGCAGGGCCAACGGGTTCACTTCCTGCCACTGA
- the LOC134038061 gene encoding beta-2-microglobulin-like — MTSCCDLPPLARHRACGHRGLEGCGPRCGRYPLFFCIEGGNPTLICHASGFHPPDISIDLLKNGVVMPDARQTDPAFEQDWQFHLTKSVAFTPQSDEYVCEVTHMMKSKTYTWSKFSLDVLVSD; from the exons ATGACTTCCTG ttgTGATTTACCACCACTGGCACGTCATCGGGCCTGTGGTCATCGTGGCCTCGAGGGGTGTGGCCCCCGCTGCGGCAGGTATCCCTTATTTTTCTGTATTGAAGGTGGCAACCCTACTCTGATCTGTCATGCGAGTGGCTTCCACCCTCCAGACATCAGCATCGATCTACTGAAGAACGGGGTGGTGATGCCTGATGCCCGTCAGACAGATCCGGCTTTCGAGCAGGACTGGCAGTTCCACCTGACCAAAAGTGTGGCATTCACACCCCAGAGTGATGAGTACGTCTGCGAGGTCACCCACATGATGAAGTCCAAGACATACACCTGGAGTAAGTTCTCTCTGGATGTGCTTGTGAGTGACTAA